In Erpetoichthys calabaricus chromosome 2, fErpCal1.3, whole genome shotgun sequence, a genomic segment contains:
- the LOC114645084 gene encoding kelch-like protein 33, producing MFSSGMKESQQSIVKLTSLSSSTLSTILNFIYSGTISLSWDNIFEVMEAVLQYQVVSALPLCTKFIQKEINDEYCLDCLLLAEAFNLTDLMKYVEQYILNNFRKVSLLPKFQDLSAEKLANLLENDGLCVSTEMEVFWSVLHWIEEDKKARTELAPKVMKSVRFPLLSPKELKEVWATEIMRDNLACKSILESSLSCSKYNLGNKGVMCKARTPGQVLVFIGGDHLNNDYSKRLPSKMLWFANRFLTDADNRNSTEWHPLSSIPDLPRFRHAVAVFNNQLYVFGGSRYYGQRDILKSVKRYDPDEDSWEDLPDMNECRNYFPVVCVNGVMYALGGNMDDFHCLSSVECYTLGDSAWRFVEPLDIPLCGHAAVTWDKEIYISGGCDNKYNCTKNVFQYNALKGCTPQASMWSERGGHVMQVIGDRFYVAGGLRQSFIGYTDQYLCECYNPLEDTWTAIASLPRPHVSPASAVLDSKLYILGGFCAETYKDCHLMHCYDLLTNRWMCMGALPEAFADVAACVLVVPARLKQ from the exons aTGTTTTCTAGTGGCATGAAAGAATCCCAGCAATCCATAGTGAAGCTGACTTCCCTCTCTTCTTCTACTCTCTCTACAATTCTGAATTTCATTTACTCTGGAACAATCTCTCTCAGCTGGGATAACATCTTTGAGGTGATGGAGGCTGTTTTACAATATCAAGTCGTAAGTGCCCTGCCTCTCTGCACCAAGTTCATACAGAAGGAGATCAATGATGAGTACTGTCTCGATTGCTTACTTTTAGCTGAGGCATTCAATCTGACTGATCTTATGAAGTATGTTGAACAGTACATCTTGAATAACTTTCGAAAAGTGTCATTGCTACCAAAATTCCAAGACCTTTCTGCTGAAAAACTTGCTAATTTACTGGAGAATGATGGTCTCTGTGTTTCAACTGag ATGGAGGTGTTTTGGTCTGTTCTGCATTGGATAGAAGAGGACAAGAAAGCTCGAACAGAGCTGGCACCAAAAGTAATGAAAAGTGTGAGGTTCCCACTGTTGTCTCCTAAAGAGCTGAAAGAGGTTTGGGCAACTGAAATTATGAGAGACAAtctggcatgcaaaagtattttGGAGAGCTCTTTGTCGTGCAGTAAGTACAACTTGGGAAACAAAGGGGTAATGTGCAAAGCCCGCACTCCAGGCCAAGTGCTGGTATTCATTGGGGGAGACCACCTGAATAATGACTATAGCAAGAGGCTCCCTAGCAAGATGCTCTGGTTTGCCAACCGCTTCCTCACAGATGCAGACAACAGAAATTCCACAGAATGGCACCCACTCTCATCAATACCAGACCTTCCACGGTTTCGTCATGCAGTAGCAGTGTTTAATAATCAGCTGTATGTATTTGGTGGAAGTCGCTACTATGGACAACGGGACATTCTGAAATCagtaaaaag GTATGACCCAGATGAAGATTCTTGGGAAGACCTCCCAGATATGAATGAATGTCGCAATTATTTTCCTGTGGTGTGCGTAAATGGAGTGATGTATGCTCTTGGAGGAAATATGGACGACTTTCATTGTTTGAGTTCTGTGGAATGTTATACACTAGGAGACAGTGCTTGGAG ATTTGTGGAGCCCCTAGATATTCCTCTGTGTGGTCATGCTGCAGTGACATGGGATAAGGAAATCTATATCTCAGGGGGATGTGACAATAAATACAACTGcaccaaaaatgtttttcagtacaATGCTTTGAAAGGATGCACTCCCCAAGCCTCCATGTGGAGTGAGAGGGGAGGTCATGTGATGCAAGTCATAGGAGACCGGTTCTATGTAGCTGGTGGGCTGAGACAATCATTCATTGGCTATACCGACCAGTACCTCTGCGAGTGCTACAACCCACTGGAGGACACATGGACAGCAATTGCCAGTTTGCCAAGACCTCATGTTTCTCCAGCATCTGCAGTCCTTGACAGCAAACTGTATATTCTAGGGGGCTTTTGTGCTGAGACTTATAAGGACTGCCATCTGATGCACTGCTATGACCTATTAACAAACAGGTGGATGTGTATGGGTGCCCTTCCTGAAGCCTTTGCTGATGTTGCAGCGTGTGTTCTTGTAGTTCCAGCTCGACTCAAACAATAA